One window from the genome of Salvia miltiorrhiza cultivar Shanhuang (shh) chromosome 7, IMPLAD_Smil_shh, whole genome shotgun sequence encodes:
- the LOC130992051 gene encoding transcription initiation factor TFIID subunit 15b isoform X2 has translation MSGMYGQEGDGSGAPPMGGSGGYGGGGYGGSEGGGGYGGYGGGGGGGYGNRGSGGGGYGGRGGGGGYGGGGGGGYPGDRGGGYQGDRGGRGGGGGRGGGRGGGSGREGDWRCPNQSCGNVNFARRTECNKCGTQSPAGGDDRGGRGGGGGGQSRGGRGGGYENSRGGRGNYYDGGSGRSGNGYDGGSQGRDDGGYGQSPPIAPPSYGGAGGFAPPNAYGGNPNYAPDAVPPPTSYTGGPTSHPPSYGAPVGYGGDGQGGSRGGGRGGSSGGYGGGPRNPGGYSSAPAEVTEKVKQCDENCGDSCDNSRIYISNLPPDVTTDELRELFGSIGQVARIKQKRGYKDQWPWSIKLYTDEQGKNKGDAVLSYEDPSAAHSAGGFFNMHDMRGHKISVTMAEKSAPKAQSYGGGGGGGRGNYGGDRRRDNYRDGGSSGPDRNYHGGNRSRPY, from the exons ATGTCTGGTATGTACGGCCAAGAAGGCGACGGATCTGGCGCGCCGCCCATGGGCGGAAGCGGAGGTTATGGCGGTGGTGGATATGGCGGTTCTGAAGGCGGAGGAGGCTACGGAGGTTAtggcggcggtggaggtggaggcTACGGGAATCGAGGAAGCGGTGGTGGAGGCTACGGTGGaagaggcggaggcggtggatACGGAG GGGGTGGAGGAGGTGGATACCCGGGTGATCGTGGCGGTGGGTACCAAGGGGATCGTGGGGGAcgcggtggcggtggtggtaGGGGAGGTGGTCGTGGTGGAGGAAGCGGCAGGGAAGGTGATTGGCGTTGTCCCAATCAAAG CTGCGGGAATGTGAACTTTGCCCGAAGAACTGAGTGTAACAAATGTGGTACACAGTCTCCTGCTGGCGGTGATGACCGTGGCGGtagaggtggtggtggtggtggtcaaAGTAGAGGTGGAAGAGGTGGAGGTTATGAAAACAGCAGAGGTGGAAGAGGTAACTACTATGATGGTGGCAGTGGTCGCAGTGGCAACGGTTACGATGGTGGTAGTCAAGGAAGGGATGATGGTGGTTATGGGCAGAGTCCTCCCATTGCTCCCCCTTCTTATGGGGGTGCTGGTGGATTTGCTCCTCCGAATGCATATGGTGGAAACCCTAATTATGCTCCTGATGCGGTCCCTCCACCTACAAGTTACACTGGGGGACCTACTTCGCACCCTCCTTCATATGGTGCCCCTGTTGGTTATGGTGGTGATGGTCAAGGTGGTAGCCGTGGAGGTGGACGAGGGGGTTCATCTGGTGGATATGGGGGAGGTCCTCGAAACCCAGGAGGTTATAGCAGTGCTCCAGCAGAGGTTACTGAAAAGGTCAAGCAATGTGATGAAAATTGTGGGGATTCCTGTGATAACTCAAGAATTTACATATCAAATTTGCCTCCAGATGTCACCACTGACGAGCTCAGAGAACTGTTTGGAAGTATCGGCCAA GTtgcaagaatcaagcaaaaGCGAGGGTACAAAGATCAATGGCCCTGGAGCATAAAATTATACACAGATGAACAAGGAAAAAATAAAGGCGATGCAGTTTTATCGTATGAAGACCCATCTGCAGCACATTCAGCTGGAGGTTTCTTCAACA TGCATGACATGAGAGGACACAAAATTAGCGTCACAATGGCCGAGAAATCTGCTCCAAAAGCTCAATCATATGGTGGCGG tggtggtggtggtagaGGCAACTATGGAGGTGATAGACGGAGAGACAATTATCGAGATGGTGGTTCATCTGGTCCAGATAGAAATTATCATGGCGGAAATCGTTCACGTCCATACTAG
- the LOC130992051 gene encoding transcription initiation factor TFIID subunit 15b isoform X1, whose translation MSGMYGQEGDGSGAPPMGGSGGYGGGGYGGSEGGGGYGGYGGGGGGGYGNRGSGGGGYGGRGGGGGYGGNRGGGGGGYPGDRGGGYQGDRGGRGGGGGRGGGRGGGSGREGDWRCPNQSCGNVNFARRTECNKCGTQSPAGGDDRGGRGGGGGGQSRGGRGGGYENSRGGRGNYYDGGSGRSGNGYDGGSQGRDDGGYGQSPPIAPPSYGGAGGFAPPNAYGGNPNYAPDAVPPPTSYTGGPTSHPPSYGAPVGYGGDGQGGSRGGGRGGSSGGYGGGPRNPGGYSSAPAEVTEKVKQCDENCGDSCDNSRIYISNLPPDVTTDELRELFGSIGQVARIKQKRGYKDQWPWSIKLYTDEQGKNKGDAVLSYEDPSAAHSAGGFFNMHDMRGHKISVTMAEKSAPKAQSYGGGGGGGRGNYGGDRRRDNYRDGGSSGPDRNYHGGNRSRPY comes from the exons ATGTCTGGTATGTACGGCCAAGAAGGCGACGGATCTGGCGCGCCGCCCATGGGCGGAAGCGGAGGTTATGGCGGTGGTGGATATGGCGGTTCTGAAGGCGGAGGAGGCTACGGAGGTTAtggcggcggtggaggtggaggcTACGGGAATCGAGGAAGCGGTGGTGGAGGCTACGGTGGaagaggcggaggcggtggatACGGAGGTAATAGAG GGGGTGGAGGAGGTGGATACCCGGGTGATCGTGGCGGTGGGTACCAAGGGGATCGTGGGGGAcgcggtggcggtggtggtaGGGGAGGTGGTCGTGGTGGAGGAAGCGGCAGGGAAGGTGATTGGCGTTGTCCCAATCAAAG CTGCGGGAATGTGAACTTTGCCCGAAGAACTGAGTGTAACAAATGTGGTACACAGTCTCCTGCTGGCGGTGATGACCGTGGCGGtagaggtggtggtggtggtggtcaaAGTAGAGGTGGAAGAGGTGGAGGTTATGAAAACAGCAGAGGTGGAAGAGGTAACTACTATGATGGTGGCAGTGGTCGCAGTGGCAACGGTTACGATGGTGGTAGTCAAGGAAGGGATGATGGTGGTTATGGGCAGAGTCCTCCCATTGCTCCCCCTTCTTATGGGGGTGCTGGTGGATTTGCTCCTCCGAATGCATATGGTGGAAACCCTAATTATGCTCCTGATGCGGTCCCTCCACCTACAAGTTACACTGGGGGACCTACTTCGCACCCTCCTTCATATGGTGCCCCTGTTGGTTATGGTGGTGATGGTCAAGGTGGTAGCCGTGGAGGTGGACGAGGGGGTTCATCTGGTGGATATGGGGGAGGTCCTCGAAACCCAGGAGGTTATAGCAGTGCTCCAGCAGAGGTTACTGAAAAGGTCAAGCAATGTGATGAAAATTGTGGGGATTCCTGTGATAACTCAAGAATTTACATATCAAATTTGCCTCCAGATGTCACCACTGACGAGCTCAGAGAACTGTTTGGAAGTATCGGCCAA GTtgcaagaatcaagcaaaaGCGAGGGTACAAAGATCAATGGCCCTGGAGCATAAAATTATACACAGATGAACAAGGAAAAAATAAAGGCGATGCAGTTTTATCGTATGAAGACCCATCTGCAGCACATTCAGCTGGAGGTTTCTTCAACA TGCATGACATGAGAGGACACAAAATTAGCGTCACAATGGCCGAGAAATCTGCTCCAAAAGCTCAATCATATGGTGGCGG tggtggtggtggtagaGGCAACTATGGAGGTGATAGACGGAGAGACAATTATCGAGATGGTGGTTCATCTGGTCCAGATAGAAATTATCATGGCGGAAATCGTTCACGTCCATACTAG